One window of Xanthomonas sp. 10-10 genomic DNA carries:
- a CDS encoding leucyl aminopeptidase, whose amino-acid sequence MALQFTLNQDAPASAAVDCIVVGVFADKTLSPAAQALDSASQGRLTALVARGDVAAKTGSTTLVHDLPGVTAPRVLVVGLGEAGKFGVAPYLKAIGDATRALKTGAVGTALLTLTELPVKARDSAWNIRQAIIVSDHAAYRYTATLGKKKVDESGLTTLAIAGDDARALAVGVATAEGVEFARELGNLPPNYCTPAYLADTAAAFAGKYAGAEAEILDETQMESLGMGSLLSVARGSANRPRLIVLKWNGGGDARPYVLVGKGITFDTGGVNLKTQGGIEEMKYDMCGGANVIGTFVATVKAELPINLVVVVPAVENAIDGNAYRPSDVITSMSGKTIEVGNTDAEGRLILCDALTYAERFNPEALVDVATLTGACMVALGHQTAGLMSKHDDLANELLAAGEHVFDRAWRLPLWDEYQGLLDSTFADVYNIGGRWGGAITAGCFLSRFTENQRWAHLDIAGVASDEGKRGMATGRPVGLLTQWLLDRAAGGN is encoded by the coding sequence ATGGCCCTGCAATTCACCCTGAACCAAGACGCGCCGGCAAGCGCCGCCGTCGACTGCATCGTGGTTGGCGTGTTCGCCGACAAGACCCTGTCGCCCGCTGCGCAGGCGCTGGACAGCGCCAGCCAGGGCCGTTTGACGGCGCTGGTGGCACGTGGCGATGTGGCTGCCAAGACCGGCAGCACCACCCTGGTCCACGACCTGCCCGGCGTGACCGCTCCCCGTGTGCTGGTGGTGGGGCTGGGCGAGGCCGGCAAGTTCGGCGTGGCGCCCTACCTCAAGGCGATCGGCGATGCGACCCGCGCGCTCAAGACCGGCGCGGTCGGCACCGCCCTGCTCACCTTGACCGAATTGCCGGTCAAGGCGCGCGACAGCGCATGGAACATCCGCCAGGCGATCATCGTCAGCGACCATGCCGCCTACCGCTACACCGCCACGCTGGGCAAGAAGAAGGTCGACGAGAGCGGCCTGACCACGCTGGCGATCGCCGGCGACGACGCCCGCGCGCTGGCCGTGGGCGTGGCCACCGCCGAGGGCGTGGAGTTCGCCCGCGAGCTGGGCAACCTGCCGCCGAACTACTGCACCCCGGCCTACCTGGCCGACACCGCGGCCGCATTCGCCGGCAAGTACGCCGGTGCCGAAGCCGAGATCCTGGACGAGACCCAGATGGAGTCGCTGGGCATGGGCTCGCTGCTGTCGGTGGCGCGCGGCTCGGCCAACCGCCCGCGGCTGATCGTGCTGAAGTGGAACGGCGGCGGCGACGCGCGTCCCTATGTGCTGGTTGGCAAGGGCATCACCTTCGACACCGGCGGCGTCAACCTCAAGACGCAGGGCGGCATCGAGGAAATGAAATACGACATGTGCGGCGGCGCCAACGTCATCGGCACCTTCGTCGCCACGGTCAAGGCCGAGCTGCCGATCAATCTGGTGGTGGTGGTGCCGGCGGTCGAGAACGCCATCGACGGCAACGCCTATCGCCCCTCCGACGTGATCACCAGCATGTCCGGCAAGACCATCGAGGTCGGCAATACCGACGCCGAAGGCCGCCTGATCCTGTGCGATGCGCTGACCTACGCCGAGCGCTTCAACCCCGAAGCACTGGTGGACGTGGCCACGCTGACCGGCGCCTGCATGGTGGCGCTGGGTCACCAGACCGCCGGCCTGATGAGCAAGCACGACGACCTGGCCAACGAACTGCTGGCCGCCGGCGAGCACGTGTTCGACCGCGCCTGGCGCCTGCCGCTGTGGGACGAGTACCAGGGCCTGCTGGATTCCACCTTCGCCGACGTCTACAACATCGGCGGCCGCTGGGGCGGCGCGATCACCGCCGGCTGCTTCCTGTCGCGCTTCACCGAGAACCAGCGCTGGGCGCACCTGGACATCGCCGGCGTCGCCAGCGACGAAGGCAAGCGCGGCATGGCCACCGGTCGCCCGGTGGGGCTGTTGACGCAGTGGTTGCTCGACCGCGCCGCAGGTGGGAATTGA
- the lptF gene encoding LPS export ABC transporter permease LptF has protein sequence MPKLDRYLLSDFTQSFLATLIVLLVVSVGGVLVDILGNIADGRIPARLLLSQVGLQFVAYLPIILPLALMLGLLLALARLYRDSEMAVITAIGVGPRRMLRPMLMLVVPVVVIIGLCSLWLGPWASRTAETMLEDANRSVLMAGLESGKFTPLSGGGVVYLTTISADGKNLGKVFMQRQKDDRLDVVTAERGAMFFEGKTDRYLRLEDGYRIEGPAAGDTLDYRLMKFASNDVALPDRTRTHDANDPEVMWTTQLLSDERPAARAQLHERLAPPLLALAFALLTLPLSRSAPRQQRYGRIMLAFLAYMVGTNLMIVGTQWIANGKTPAALGLWWLTLPLLAVAVWAYARDGRVRRPRAGA, from the coding sequence ATGCCGAAGCTCGATCGATATCTGCTTAGCGATTTCACCCAGAGCTTCCTGGCCACCTTGATCGTGCTGCTGGTCGTCAGCGTCGGCGGCGTGCTGGTGGATATCCTCGGCAATATCGCCGATGGCCGCATCCCCGCTCGCTTGCTGCTGTCCCAGGTGGGCCTGCAGTTCGTGGCCTACCTGCCGATCATCCTGCCGCTGGCGCTGATGCTGGGCCTGTTATTGGCCCTGGCAAGGCTGTACCGCGATTCAGAAATGGCCGTCATCACCGCCATTGGCGTAGGCCCCAGGCGCATGTTGCGGCCGATGCTGATGCTGGTGGTGCCGGTAGTGGTGATCATCGGGCTGTGCTCGCTGTGGTTGGGTCCGTGGGCCAGCCGCACCGCCGAAACCATGCTGGAAGACGCCAACCGCAGCGTGCTGATGGCCGGTCTGGAGTCGGGCAAGTTCACCCCGCTGTCCGGTGGCGGGGTGGTGTACCTGACCACCATCTCGGCCGACGGCAAGAACCTGGGCAAGGTCTTCATGCAACGGCAGAAGGACGACCGCCTGGACGTGGTCACTGCCGAACGTGGCGCGATGTTCTTCGAAGGCAAGACCGACCGTTACCTGCGCCTGGAGGACGGCTACCGCATCGAAGGCCCGGCCGCCGGCGACACCCTGGACTACCGTTTGATGAAGTTCGCCAGCAACGACGTGGCCTTGCCCGACCGCACCCGCACCCACGACGCCAACGACCCGGAAGTGATGTGGACCACCCAGCTGCTGTCCGATGAGCGTCCGGCGGCGCGCGCGCAGCTGCATGAGCGCCTGGCGCCGCCGCTGTTGGCGCTGGCGTTCGCCCTGCTGACCCTGCCGCTGTCGCGCAGCGCGCCGCGGCAGCAGCGTTACGGCCGGATCATGCTGGCCTTCCTGGCCTACATGGTGGGCACCAACCTGATGATCGTCGGCACCCAGTGGATCGCCAATGGCAAGACCCCGGCTGCGCTGGGCTTGTGGTGGCTGACGCTGCCGCTGCTGGCAGTGGCGGTCTGGGCGTATGCGCGCGATGGCCGCGTGCGTCGGCCGAGGGCGGGCGCATGA
- the lptG gene encoding LPS export ABC transporter permease LptG produces MRLTPRVHDWYVGRAVLFTVLLTWAVLLGLDLVNAFASEAKNIGQGSYSFGHAVAFVAYTVPRRAYTLFPTAAVIGALMGLGQLAATSELTALRALGVSRKRMSASVVAAMALLTASMVISGETVGPWAQNQADTLKASARYNNSMASSRYSGLWAREGDTFLNALSGEEKLLDGGGTALDLHDVRLYHLDANGRLQQLTYASVAEHRDGRWTLRQVRRDTFQERSVQRQTFPELPWQSQLSPAALAAGLAKPRNLSAHELEQSIEYRRRNGLDARDYEDQYWSRWFYPLNVLALCMAAIPFSFGSLRSGGLGKRLFLGILFALGFWLLQLFFGRMAGALKLDYRIAYALPPMVMLGVSAWLFRRRSS; encoded by the coding sequence ATGAGGCTGACCCCGCGGGTCCATGATTGGTACGTCGGTCGCGCGGTGTTGTTCACCGTGCTGCTGACCTGGGCGGTGCTGCTAGGGCTAGACCTGGTCAACGCCTTCGCCAGCGAGGCCAAGAACATCGGCCAGGGTAGCTACAGCTTCGGGCACGCGGTGGCCTTTGTGGCCTACACCGTGCCACGTCGCGCCTATACCCTGTTTCCGACCGCCGCAGTAATCGGCGCGTTGATGGGCCTGGGCCAACTGGCGGCCACATCCGAGCTGACCGCCTTACGGGCGCTGGGCGTCTCGCGCAAGCGCATGTCGGCCTCGGTGGTCGCAGCGATGGCCTTGCTGACCGCCTCTATGGTGATCAGCGGCGAGACCGTGGGCCCCTGGGCGCAGAACCAGGCCGATACGCTCAAGGCCAGCGCCCGCTACAACAACAGTATGGCGTCCTCGCGCTATTCGGGCCTGTGGGCACGCGAAGGCGACACCTTCCTCAATGCGCTCAGCGGCGAAGAAAAGCTGCTCGACGGCGGCGGCACCGCGCTCGACCTGCACGATGTGCGGCTGTATCACCTGGACGCCAACGGCAGGCTGCAGCAGCTGACCTACGCATCCGTGGCCGAGCATCGCGACGGCCGCTGGACCTTGCGCCAGGTGCGTCGCGATACCTTCCAGGAACGCTCGGTGCAGCGCCAAACCTTCCCCGAGCTGCCATGGCAATCGCAGCTGAGCCCGGCGGCGCTGGCGGCCGGCCTGGCCAAGCCGCGCAACCTCTCCGCGCACGAGCTGGAGCAGAGCATCGAGTACCGCCGCCGTAACGGCCTGGATGCGCGCGATTACGAGGATCAGTACTGGAGCCGCTGGTTCTACCCGCTCAACGTGTTGGCGCTGTGCATGGCGGCGATTCCGTTCTCGTTCGGTTCGCTGCGTAGCGGCGGCCTGGGCAAGCGGCTGTTCCTGGGCATCCTGTTCGCGCTCGGCTTCTGGCTGCTGCAGCTGTTCTTCGGCCGCATGGCAGGCGCGCTCAAGCTCGATTACCGCATCGCCTATGCACTGCCGCCGATGGTGATGCTGGGCGTGTCGGCATGGTTGTTCCGGCGGCGAAGTAGCTGA
- a CDS encoding RDD family protein, which yields MTSIAASDSPRPAALLHWRLLSMCYDAWPVLALWMLISAAFTLGFTLAGHPARENIAPFSAWQWLLWLCCWVAAGVYATLSWRRGGQTLGMRPWRLQLVGPQASWRALWIRYAVGTLSLALGGLGFWWAWVDRDRLTWHDRASGTRVQRMVRPKA from the coding sequence ATGACTTCGATCGCCGCATCCGATTCCCCACGACCGGCCGCCCTGCTGCACTGGCGGCTATTGTCGATGTGCTACGACGCCTGGCCGGTGCTGGCGCTGTGGATGCTGATTTCGGCCGCTTTCACCCTGGGTTTCACCCTGGCCGGGCACCCGGCGCGCGAAAACATCGCACCGTTCAGTGCCTGGCAGTGGCTGCTCTGGCTGTGCTGCTGGGTCGCCGCCGGGGTGTACGCCACGCTGAGTTGGCGCCGCGGCGGCCAGACCCTGGGCATGCGTCCCTGGCGACTGCAGCTGGTCGGCCCGCAAGCCTCCTGGCGCGCGCTGTGGATCCGCTATGCGGTGGGCACGCTGTCGCTGGCCTTGGGCGGACTAGGATTCTGGTGGGCCTGGGTCGATCGCGATCGGCTGACATGGCACGACCGCGCCAGCGGAACCAGAGTGCAGCGGATGGTCAGACCCAAGGCCTAG